A single window of Nicotiana tomentosiformis chromosome 1, ASM39032v3, whole genome shotgun sequence DNA harbors:
- the LOC104114579 gene encoding protein FANTASTIC FOUR 3-like yields MTSTSTLYQGLQSCLEPTLLEPHVLMNKLPPLISNYLQSTTLLQMSNTSPQEAETEEENEVNGLSFNELQNQHDNSDMGCGWSFIQELENPCQYPKKGYLEDEEVYVHPLEKLCTLNTKSLEMCTESLGSETGSDISESMEEFSPFLSEKETNFHRSKSREFTKKFNRASSFPPPLTSMSGNEGVQVRPHREGGRLVLKAVIINSCNSYFQAERSDGRLRLSLLRHEECSYGEEDDEISQENEDENEDDEICSRKLGSHDIGIGEYARPSRCKASESRNKVIPSWESFWVAIS; encoded by the coding sequence ATGACCTCAACTTCCACTCTATATCAAGGTCTGCAATCTTGTCTAGAGCCTACACTTCTTGAACCACATGTCTTAATGAACAAATTGCCTCCTCTTATATCAAATTACCTACAATCTACCACATTGCTTCAAATGTCTAATACATCTCCACAAGAAGCAGAAACTGAAGAAGAGAATGAAGTAAATGGCCTTAGTTTCAATGAACTGCAAAATCAACATGACAATAGTGACATGGGTTGTGGATGGAGCTTCATACAAGAACTGGAAAATCCATGTCAATACCCGAAAAAAGGCTATTTAGAGGACGAAGAAGTTTATGTTCATCCTCTGGAAAAGTTGTGTACTCTCAACACAAAGAGTTTGGAAATGTGCACTGAAAGCTTAGGAAGCGAAACAGGCAGTGACATTAGTGAAAGCATGGAAGAATTCTCTCCTTTCTTGTCCGAAAAAGAGACGAATTTTCACCGATCAAAAAGTCGAGAATTCACGAAAAAATTCAACAGGGCAAGTAGTTTTCCACCTCCTCTAACATCAATGAGTGGAAATGAAGGTGTTCAAGTTAGACCTCATCGCGAAGGTGGTCGTTTAGTATTAAAAGCTGTGATAATCAATTCTTGTAACTCTTATTTCCAAGCTGAACGTTCAGATGGTAGGCTTAGGCTTTCCTTGTTAAGACATGAAGAATGTAGCTATggagaagaagatgatgaaattagCCAAGAGAATGAAGATGAAAATGAAGATGATGAAATTTGTAGTAGAAAATTAGGAAGTCATGATATTGGGATAGGAGAGTATGCAAGACCAAGTAGGTGCAAAGCAAGTGAGAGTAGGAATAAAGTAATTCCAAGCTGGGAGTCATTTTGGGTGGCTATTTCCTAA